A stretch of Pseudomonas sp. LS.1a DNA encodes these proteins:
- a CDS encoding response regulator transcription factor, producing the protein MSELLLIDDDQELCELLGSWLTQEGFTVRACHDGQSARQALATHAPAAVVLDVMLPDGSGLELLKQLRSEHAELPVLMLSARGEPLDRILGLELGADDYLAKPCDPRELTARLRAVLRRSHPTATTSQVELGDLVYSPARGVASIDGREMTLTLSESRILEALLRQPGEPLDKQELAQIGLGRKLTLYDRSLDMHVSNLRKKIGPHADGRPRIVALRSRGYYYCL; encoded by the coding sequence ATGAGCGAGCTGTTACTGATTGATGATGACCAGGAGCTGTGCGAGCTGCTCGGCAGCTGGCTGACCCAGGAGGGATTTACCGTGCGCGCCTGCCACGATGGCCAGAGCGCCCGCCAGGCCCTGGCTACGCATGCCCCGGCAGCCGTGGTGCTGGACGTGATGCTGCCCGACGGCAGTGGCCTGGAACTGCTCAAGCAGTTGCGCAGCGAGCATGCCGAGCTGCCGGTGCTGATGCTCTCGGCCCGCGGCGAGCCGCTGGACCGCATCCTCGGCCTGGAACTGGGCGCCGATGACTATCTGGCCAAACCCTGCGACCCGCGTGAACTCACCGCTCGCCTGCGTGCCGTGCTGCGCCGCAGCCACCCCACCGCCACCACCAGCCAGGTGGAACTGGGCGACCTGGTCTACAGCCCGGCTCGTGGCGTGGCCAGCATCGATGGCCGCGAAATGACCCTGACCCTGTCCGAAAGCCGCATTCTCGAGGCCCTGCTGCGCCAACCCGGCGAGCCGCTGGACAAGCAGGAACTGGCGCAGATCGGCCTGGGCCGCAAGCTGACCCTGTACGACCGCAGCCTGGACATGCACGTCAGCAACCTGCGCAAGAAGATCGGCCCCCACGCCGATGGCCGGCCACGCATCGTCGCCCTGCGCAGCCGCGGCTATTACTACTGCCTCTGA
- a CDS encoding Spy/CpxP family protein refolding chaperone, with amino-acid sequence MRKTLIALMFAAALPTVAMAMPEGGPRHDGPHHRGDAPFHQLDLSRDQRQQIGKLMGEQMKQRRDITERYLSKLPAADQKAMKDELQANRDKTDSAVRALLKPEQQKKFDELQKERAAQKAEWQEFQAWKAEKGNKAQ; translated from the coding sequence ATGCGCAAGACCCTTATCGCCCTGATGTTCGCCGCCGCCCTGCCGACCGTGGCCATGGCCATGCCTGAAGGCGGCCCGCGCCACGACGGCCCGCATCATCGCGGTGATGCGCCTTTCCACCAACTGGACCTGAGCCGTGACCAGCGCCAGCAGATCGGCAAGCTGATGGGCGAGCAGATGAAACAGCGCCGCGACATCACCGAGCGCTACCTGTCCAAGCTGCCGGCCGCCGACCAGAAAGCGATGAAGGACGAACTGCAGGCCAACCGCGACAAGACCGACAGCGCGGTCCGTGCCCTGCTCAAGCCTGAGCAGCAGAAGAAGTTCGACGAACTGCAGAAGGAACGCGCCGCACAGAAAGCAGAATGGCAGGAGTTCCAGGCCTGGAAAGCTGAAAAAGGCAACAAGGCCCAGTAA